The uncultured Sunxiuqinia sp. genome has a segment encoding these proteins:
- a CDS encoding membrane dipeptidase, producing the protein MKQTILLFLLSLGILFAHAQEKDQRLWKKALRIHERVLTIDTHCDTPMEMIRSDFDIGDEHQSPDSRVDLPRMKAGGLGAMFFAVWIGQKPRTDENYIKAYQLAHQMLDSIHSAGVQHQATANLALTADQAATIESAGKRAIYIGLENGFP; encoded by the coding sequence ATGAAACAAACGATTTTACTATTTCTACTGAGCTTGGGGATCCTGTTTGCCCATGCCCAGGAAAAAGACCAGCGACTGTGGAAAAAAGCCCTGCGCATTCACGAGCGTGTCTTAACCATCGATACCCATTGCGACACCCCAATGGAAATGATCAGGAGTGATTTTGATATTGGCGACGAACACCAAAGTCCGGACAGCCGGGTGGATTTACCACGCATGAAAGCCGGTGGGCTCGGTGCCATGTTCTTTGCTGTATGGATAGGCCAGAAACCACGAACAGATGAAAACTATATCAAAGCCTATCAATTGGCGCATCAGATGCTGGATTCCATTCATTCGGCAGGCGTCCAACATCAGGCAACAGCGAACCTAGCACTAACCGCCGATCAAGCTGCCACGATTGAAAGTGCTGGCAAACGTGCTATTTACATTGGACTGGAAAATGGTTTCCCCTAG
- a CDS encoding Gfo/Idh/MocA family oxidoreductase, translating to MILPYPYVRTSKRCKSVSKQANLVELRGFGFEKQGKKTAIGLPSKSATPQRNLLAGLETSSGRLSAGRFKPDIGNERKDQNFSIKFEYFSPITPFITPAIIPRILSLSKQLIKLNTTKSNNTMNKKMNSRRDFLKKSLIAAAGVTIIPRHVMGGNGYMAPSDQLTKAIIGVGGMGKGHINYEGTRLLAVCDVDKNHLKNTLKMVSSEVQGYHDFREVLQRPDIDIVHIATPPHWHGIMSVMAAQAGKDVWCEKPMTRTIGEGKRVVEAINATGKMFRLNTWFRFKDNFYGLGTPVKPLKKAVESGVLGWPLKVTISGVTGFNWKFYWVGKTNLKPQPVPEQLDYDLWLGPASKKPYTAHRVHQTFRGYWDYDGGGLGDMGQHYIDPVQYFLGKDNISPVKVEVDAPQQHDDAIGTWRKITYTYDDGCQIILDGENKDKNAAYIEGPNGKIFNGFKSDIPNLQALIDTMPDPEPQITTFSESVRTRKKFALNEENGHRSATIVNMGVIALRLGRTLEFDPVNQVFINDDEANRLINQPMRGEWQI from the coding sequence TTGATACTTCCTTATCCTTATGTCAGAACTTCGAAAAGGTGCAAAAGTGTCTCCAAGCAAGCGAACCTGGTTGAGCTGCGAGGATTTGGCTTTGAAAAACAAGGAAAGAAAACAGCGATAGGGCTTCCCTCGAAAAGCGCGACACCCCAAAGGAATCTGCTGGCAGGTCTTGAAACAAGTTCAGGAAGACTTTCTGCTGGTAGATTTAAGCCGGACATCGGAAATGAAAGGAAGGACCAAAACTTTTCCATTAAATTCGAGTATTTTTCACCCATTACCCCATTTATTACCCCTGCTATTATCCCCCGTATACTTTCTTTGTCTAAACAATTGATTAAATTGAATACGACTAAATCCAATAATACGATGAACAAAAAAATGAATTCACGCCGCGACTTCCTGAAAAAATCACTGATTGCGGCTGCCGGGGTAACGATTATTCCGAGACATGTTATGGGCGGAAATGGCTATATGGCTCCAAGTGACCAACTCACCAAGGCTATTATTGGTGTTGGAGGAATGGGGAAAGGACACATCAACTACGAAGGTACCCGATTGCTAGCCGTTTGCGATGTCGACAAAAACCATCTCAAAAACACCTTGAAAATGGTCAGTTCTGAAGTGCAGGGTTACCATGATTTTCGCGAAGTGCTTCAGCGCCCTGATATTGACATTGTGCATATTGCCACTCCGCCCCACTGGCATGGTATCATGTCGGTTATGGCAGCACAGGCCGGTAAAGATGTTTGGTGCGAAAAGCCGATGACCCGCACCATTGGAGAAGGCAAGCGCGTGGTGGAGGCCATCAACGCCACCGGGAAAATGTTCCGCCTGAACACTTGGTTTCGTTTCAAAGATAATTTCTATGGGCTCGGAACACCTGTAAAACCCCTGAAAAAGGCCGTCGAAAGTGGCGTATTGGGTTGGCCACTAAAGGTCACCATCAGCGGGGTGACCGGCTTTAACTGGAAATTCTACTGGGTAGGAAAAACGAACCTGAAACCGCAGCCAGTGCCGGAGCAACTGGATTATGACCTGTGGCTGGGACCTGCCTCGAAAAAACCATACACCGCACACCGGGTACATCAAACCTTCCGAGGATACTGGGATTACGATGGCGGCGGTCTGGGCGACATGGGACAGCACTATATTGATCCGGTTCAATATTTTCTGGGAAAAGATAATATCAGCCCGGTGAAAGTAGAAGTGGACGCTCCGCAGCAACACGACGATGCCATAGGCACGTGGCGGAAAATTACCTACACCTACGATGATGGGTGTCAGATCATTTTGGACGGTGAAAACAAAGATAAAAATGCCGCCTACATTGAAGGTCCTAACGGAAAAATATTCAATGGATTTAAGTCCGATATTCCGAACTTGCAAGCACTGATTGACACCATGCCTGACCCTGAACCACAAATCACCACCTTTAGCGAGTCGGTTCGCACCCGCAAGAAATTCGCACTAAACGAAGAAAACGGCCACCGCTCGGCAACCATTGTCAACATGGGGGTCATCGCGCTTCGTTTGGGCCGAACCCTCGAATTTGATCCGGTCAACCAAGTGTTCATCAATGATGATGAAGCCAACCGACTGATCAACCAACCCATGCGTGGTGAGTGGCAGATTTGA
- a CDS encoding MBL fold metallo-hydrolase, translated as MQIYAIHAGHFSCDGGALFSVIPKPLWSKVYPADENNVTKLTMRCLLVDQGERKILIEAGVGDHYPEKVKRNNGHEETDALPKSLAEKGYSVDDITDVVFTHLHWDHCNGAVLKEGESLRLLFPNATHWCSKRQWEHAQVSNVRERAAYFHDVLNFLKAEGSMQLVENEGELFLDFEVRFFDGHTPGQMIPLVKHDGKTYVYTSDLIPTIANIPTVWLASYDLYPVTSLEEKEAFLKEAADNKYVLFFEHDFYTECATVEWTEKGPKLKDKFSL; from the coding sequence ATGCAAATTTATGCCATTCATGCCGGCCATTTTTCATGCGATGGCGGAGCACTCTTCAGTGTTATTCCAAAACCGCTTTGGTCAAAAGTTTATCCGGCTGACGAGAATAATGTGACCAAGTTAACCATGCGTTGTTTGTTGGTTGATCAGGGAGAACGGAAAATATTGATTGAAGCAGGGGTTGGCGACCATTACCCAGAGAAAGTAAAACGCAATAATGGACATGAAGAAACGGATGCTTTGCCAAAATCGCTGGCCGAAAAGGGCTATTCGGTTGACGATATTACCGATGTTGTATTTACCCACTTGCATTGGGATCATTGCAATGGAGCCGTTTTAAAAGAAGGAGAAAGTTTGAGATTACTTTTCCCAAATGCCACGCACTGGTGTAGCAAACGCCAATGGGAGCATGCTCAGGTTTCGAATGTGCGCGAGCGGGCTGCTTATTTTCACGATGTACTGAATTTTCTGAAAGCAGAAGGTAGCATGCAGCTGGTTGAAAATGAAGGTGAGCTATTTCTTGACTTCGAAGTTCGTTTTTTTGATGGGCACACCCCCGGGCAAATGATTCCTTTGGTGAAGCACGATGGGAAAACTTATGTTTATACATCGGATCTGATTCCTACAATTGCAAATATTCCAACTGTTTGGTTGGCTTCTTATGATTTGTATCCGGTTACCTCCTTGGAAGAAAAAGAAGCTTTTTTAAAAGAAGCGGCCGACAACAAATATGTCCTGTTTTTTGAACATGATTTTTACACGGAATGTGCTACCGTGGAGTGGACTGAAAAAGGCCCAAAATTGAAAGATAAATTTTCGTTGTAA
- a CDS encoding membrane dipeptidase — MTLSHSFHNDICDSSSDLTEPEHHGVSDFGRMVIHEMNRLGMMVDVSHISDEAFFDVMNMSQGPVIASHSCARAVANHDRNISDEMIKKLAENGGVIQMCLLDDYIKEPDTTTQRYAVKSRLMSIYRNDFGKMDETKKTAFNQEWKDMRRNYPKELPTVADLVDHIDHVVKLVGVDYVGIGSDFDGGGGLDDCADVSEFPNITYELLKRGYSQRDIRKIWGGNLLRVFREVEKTAGTLTHD, encoded by the coding sequence ATCACCCTTTCTCATTCTTTTCACAACGACATTTGCGATTCATCAAGCGATTTGACTGAACCGGAACACCATGGGGTCAGTGATTTTGGGCGGATGGTCATTCACGAAATGAACCGGTTGGGCATGATGGTAGATGTGTCGCATATTTCGGATGAAGCTTTTTTTGATGTGATGAACATGAGTCAGGGGCCGGTTATTGCCAGTCATTCCTGCGCAAGAGCAGTCGCTAATCACGACCGCAACATAAGCGACGAGATGATTAAAAAGCTGGCCGAAAACGGTGGTGTCATCCAAATGTGCCTGCTCGACGATTACATCAAGGAACCTGACACCACCACCCAGCGCTACGCCGTTAAAAGCCGGCTAATGAGCATTTACCGCAACGATTTCGGCAAGATGGACGAAACTAAAAAAACCGCTTTCAACCAGGAATGGAAAGACATGAGAAGAAACTATCCCAAAGAACTGCCGACCGTAGCCGATTTGGTTGACCACATCGATCATGTAGTGAAGTTGGTGGGCGTTGACTATGTTGGCATTGGCAGTGATTTTGACGGCGGTGGTGGCTTGGACGACTGCGCTGATGTCAGCGAATTTCCAAACATCACCTACGAATTGCTGAAGCGTGGGTATTCTCAAAGAGACATCAGAAAAATTTGGGGTGGCAATTTATTACGTGTTTTCAGAGAAGTTGAAAAAACGGCCGGAACTCTGACACACGACTAA
- a CDS encoding DUF3810 domain-containing protein — protein MRTRIFCKSLLGIWLAMATFLLTELAAAFPAVTEAFYSQQVYPVVATILSAVSRQVPFSLDDLFYVALIIFAVATVVALVIRKIKWRKFLLIWLNSLAILYILFYWLWGFNYYREDLNQRLSISESESGTELFLSVFEELVERTNASYVKTDSLRKSQVDSWIENSYQQLAPFLQVEYPSGVRRSKSITFSRFFAAATISGYYGPFFNEVHVNNYLLPVEYPLVLAHEKAHQFGITGEAEANFYAWLVCSQSQEKQLQYSANLYVLRYFIYEGYKLEGYTDIIEKLDERVKADLRRIREHWLRLRDEKIDDYASKVNDAYLKTNKVEKGIDDYTGVIKFVMDFETDSLSQKRVIALQEQP, from the coding sequence ATGAGAACGAGGATTTTCTGTAAATCGTTATTGGGTATTTGGCTGGCGATGGCAACTTTTTTACTCACCGAATTGGCAGCAGCTTTTCCTGCAGTGACCGAGGCGTTTTATTCGCAGCAAGTTTACCCGGTTGTTGCCACCATTCTTTCAGCAGTGAGTCGACAGGTGCCGTTTTCGCTGGATGATTTATTTTATGTGGCGTTGATCATTTTCGCGGTTGCGACCGTTGTTGCGCTGGTGATTCGAAAAATTAAATGGCGAAAATTTCTTCTTATTTGGCTCAATTCGCTGGCGATCTTGTATATCCTTTTCTACTGGCTTTGGGGCTTTAATTATTACAGGGAAGATCTGAATCAACGCTTGTCGATTTCTGAAAGTGAATCGGGTACTGAATTATTTTTAAGTGTTTTTGAAGAGTTGGTCGAACGAACCAATGCATCGTATGTGAAAACTGATTCGTTGAGAAAATCGCAAGTTGATTCATGGATTGAAAATTCCTATCAACAATTAGCTCCGTTTTTGCAGGTTGAATATCCTTCGGGAGTGCGTCGGTCAAAGTCGATTACCTTTAGCCGCTTTTTTGCGGCGGCTACCATTTCGGGTTACTACGGGCCATTTTTTAACGAAGTGCATGTGAATAATTATCTGCTGCCGGTTGAGTATCCGTTGGTGCTGGCCCACGAAAAAGCTCATCAATTTGGAATTACGGGTGAGGCAGAAGCCAATTTTTATGCCTGGTTGGTGTGCTCTCAAAGTCAGGAAAAACAATTGCAATACAGCGCCAATTTGTATGTGCTGCGCTACTTTATTTATGAGGGCTATAAATTAGAAGGCTACACCGACATTATTGAAAAGTTGGATGAACGCGTAAAGGCAGACTTGCGGCGAATACGCGAACATTGGCTCCGACTTCGTGATGAAAAAATAGATGATTATGCCTCGAAAGTGAACGATGCCTACCTGAAGACTAATAAAGTAGAAAAGGGTATTGATGATTATACGGGGGTGATTAAGTTTGTCATGGACTTTGAAACCGATTCGCTTTCGCAGAAAAGAGTGATTGCTTTACAGGAGCAGCCTTAG
- a CDS encoding cupin domain-containing protein has translation MKKLFLVLAIAIFLSGCTKAQDIAKVEKAVIVQGTKTWDGTILPLYPQGQPEVTLVKFTIPPHTKLEWHKHPVINVGYMLKGSLSVISEHGDELILNEGDPIIELVNTSHYGENKTDVPVEIMVFYAGVKNEPFTVLNQD, from the coding sequence ATGAAGAAGTTATTCTTAGTTCTTGCCATTGCAATATTTTTGTCGGGATGCACAAAGGCACAGGACATTGCGAAGGTTGAAAAAGCAGTCATAGTTCAAGGCACAAAAACATGGGATGGTACAATTCTCCCCCTTTACCCACAAGGTCAGCCGGAGGTCACGCTGGTGAAGTTTACCATACCGCCACATACAAAACTGGAATGGCATAAACACCCCGTAATCAATGTGGGCTATATGCTCAAAGGCTCGCTTTCGGTGATTTCAGAACATGGTGATGAACTCATTTTGAATGAAGGCGACCCTATTATTGAGCTGGTAAATACCTCCCACTACGGCGAAAACAAAACGGATGTCCCGGTGGAAATAATGGTGTTCTATGCGGGAGTGAAGAACGAACCATTTACAGTCTTGAATCAGGATTAA
- a CDS encoding LamG-like jellyroll fold domain-containing protein: protein MQRTIYQPNICLKLNIRLYGMIFFAWLFLTSGLSHANTSWYHELADTVRQSVRLNAHLLVHLNKLTIADLDSLKKMNIPLAFFAENLAQADLQNKLKVLTTQQTIIPILVGADEQPEIETPKDLILIKMASLDQVNLDQQVGDSIFDPTQFSNNELLLVQHGNDFDEHKQLMELWSQSGKLPNFISLQSSGLQESAKLISSLNSNPKFIGVVLSNDELLDKVSWKGYPNRQSNGYFCFPLLSAIPEPFIPYKAGYRFSPDIMHDSPVNRNYLKEFKAVSLSRDFQLTDHFVFDKYSLNVQRKNQQEIINNDVELTTDPERGACAWFSDRAYLDAGIQSKESLQPNFSITAWIKPTQTDANNSILGKGRDFVLKLHNGALTYTMQGIKDYQSDSSKVPINEWTFISLVHSAYENQIRFYLNGELTDQIDLITPYCESDYTLLIGSNLWEEFFVGYMGDIKIWNRELNNEEIRQQFQQSSDQPRGNHARLWSLLFLALLLPSAGYLYFRKIKSRSEQQQTKPNKKVREPEQYQEKISCFGGLKVINSEGMDVSQKFSPKIKQLFILVFLNSVNGHRGISTSELSGILWPGMSTQKAKNTRGTNIQNLKAALATCPGIKLVFRDKLWQIELSDTCYSEYCDVTSQLKLIEKQPDSQSIDETLPRLLDILDRGTLFPDISESWLDPYISKMSDRIIEMGMTLFETQDETKHGQLLFKLAEVVSLHDPLNEPALRKKLQLLTLQGKLSLAHTVYYHFTKVYREMYQESYPIDFKSLTADHE from the coding sequence TTGCAAAGAACGATTTATCAACCCAATATTTGCTTGAAGTTAAACATCCGTTTATATGGTATGATCTTTTTTGCATGGCTATTTTTGACAAGTGGATTGTCGCATGCAAACACCAGTTGGTATCACGAACTAGCAGATACTGTCCGGCAGTCTGTTCGTCTAAATGCCCATCTGCTGGTTCATCTTAATAAACTTACAATTGCAGACCTGGATAGCCTTAAAAAAATGAACATTCCTCTGGCCTTTTTCGCTGAGAACCTGGCTCAGGCGGATCTGCAAAATAAGCTTAAAGTGCTCACCACGCAGCAAACGATCATTCCCATACTTGTCGGTGCTGATGAACAACCCGAAATTGAAACGCCAAAAGATTTAATCCTGATCAAAATGGCCAGCTTGGATCAAGTCAATCTGGATCAGCAAGTCGGAGACAGCATTTTTGATCCCACGCAATTCAGTAACAACGAACTCTTGCTCGTTCAGCACGGAAACGACTTCGATGAACATAAGCAGCTTATGGAACTCTGGAGTCAGAGCGGAAAACTTCCCAATTTCATTTCCCTCCAATCTTCCGGGTTACAAGAATCGGCAAAACTGATTAGCTCACTGAACTCAAACCCAAAGTTCATTGGGGTCGTTCTGTCCAATGATGAGCTGCTGGACAAGGTGTCGTGGAAAGGCTATCCAAATCGTCAAAGCAACGGCTACTTTTGTTTTCCGCTGCTGAGCGCAATTCCCGAACCGTTCATTCCTTACAAAGCGGGCTACCGTTTTTCACCCGATATCATGCACGACTCACCTGTCAACAGAAACTACTTAAAAGAATTTAAAGCAGTCAGCCTGAGTCGCGATTTTCAGCTGACCGACCACTTTGTGTTCGACAAGTACTCGCTTAACGTACAAAGAAAAAACCAACAGGAAATCATCAACAACGATGTTGAACTAACAACAGATCCCGAGCGGGGCGCATGCGCCTGGTTTTCCGATCGCGCCTATCTCGATGCCGGAATCCAAAGTAAGGAAAGCCTGCAACCCAACTTCAGCATCACCGCTTGGATCAAACCAACTCAGACCGACGCAAACAACAGCATCCTGGGGAAAGGCCGTGACTTTGTGTTGAAACTACACAACGGCGCACTCACTTACACCATGCAGGGGATCAAAGATTACCAGTCTGATTCATCTAAGGTGCCAATCAATGAATGGACTTTTATCTCGTTGGTTCATTCAGCCTATGAAAACCAGATTCGGTTTTATCTGAACGGAGAACTCACCGACCAAATCGACCTGATTACACCCTACTGCGAATCGGATTACACCTTATTGATTGGAAGCAATTTATGGGAAGAGTTTTTTGTAGGCTATATGGGCGACATCAAAATATGGAACCGAGAACTGAATAATGAAGAAATCCGCCAGCAGTTTCAGCAATCCAGCGACCAGCCAAGAGGCAATCATGCAAGACTCTGGAGCCTGCTTTTTCTGGCACTGCTCCTCCCATCTGCCGGGTACCTGTATTTCAGGAAAATCAAATCCAGATCGGAGCAACAGCAAACCAAACCAAATAAAAAAGTACGCGAACCAGAACAATACCAGGAAAAAATAAGCTGTTTTGGCGGTCTGAAAGTAATTAATTCCGAGGGCATGGATGTCAGCCAAAAGTTTTCGCCCAAAATAAAACAGCTCTTCATACTGGTTTTTCTGAACAGTGTCAATGGACACCGGGGAATCTCAACGAGCGAGCTATCGGGCATACTCTGGCCCGGCATGAGTACACAGAAAGCCAAGAACACAAGGGGAACCAACATTCAAAACCTGAAAGCTGCGCTGGCCACCTGCCCGGGCATCAAGCTGGTCTTTCGCGACAAGCTATGGCAAATTGAGCTAAGCGACACCTGCTACTCTGAATACTGCGACGTGACCAGCCAACTCAAGCTAATTGAAAAGCAGCCGGACAGTCAGAGCATCGATGAAACCCTTCCCCGCTTGCTTGACATTCTTGATCGTGGCACGCTTTTCCCTGACATCTCCGAATCGTGGCTCGATCCTTACATCAGCAAAATGAGTGACCGGATTATTGAAATGGGCATGACATTGTTTGAAACACAGGATGAAACAAAACATGGACAGTTGCTCTTTAAACTAGCCGAAGTGGTCAGCCTACATGATCCGCTGAATGAACCCGCCCTGCGTAAAAAACTACAACTACTCACCCTTCAGGGAAAACTTAGCCTGGCCCACACGGTTTACTACCACTTTACCAAAGTGTACCGCGAAATGTACCAGGAAAGCTATCCGATCGACTTTAAAAGCCTGACGGCGGATCATGAGTAA
- a CDS encoding Mur ligase family protein: protein MHIHFIAIGGSAMHNLAIALHKKGYLITGSDDEIFEPSKGRLQAYGLLPNQNGWQPEQISTDIDAIILGMHAHPDNPELKRAQELGLKIYSYPEYLYEQTKDKTRVVIGGSHGKTSITSMIMHVLKTNHIDFDYMVGARLEGFETMVSLKEDTKIAVFEGDEYLSSPIDRRPKFHLYQPHIALLSGIAWDHINVFPTFENYVEQFRIFATQIEKEGSLIYYEDDENLRQIAATTSDDTEQIPYKEHESTVTDGVTYLNHDEQKTRLQVFGDHNLQNIAGAKLVCKKLGINDEQFYSAMSSFKGAARRLEILSANENGTVFYDFAHSPSKLKATTAAVKKQFSTRQLVAVIELHTYSSLKKDFLPQYKNCMDEADEAFVFFNPKNIEHKRLSPISKAEATAAFASEGLQVFTKPEELFEQLRAKNWSHKNLLIMTSGNFSGQDLKAFAKEITGDPVPFQ from the coding sequence ATGCACATTCATTTTATTGCCATTGGCGGAAGTGCCATGCACAACCTGGCTATTGCTCTGCACAAAAAAGGCTACCTGATAACGGGTAGCGATGATGAAATTTTTGAGCCATCCAAAGGCAGGTTGCAAGCATATGGTTTGCTTCCGAATCAAAATGGCTGGCAGCCCGAGCAAATTTCAACCGACATTGATGCCATTATTTTAGGCATGCATGCGCATCCTGACAACCCGGAACTAAAACGTGCACAAGAACTTGGATTGAAAATATACTCGTACCCCGAATACCTTTACGAACAAACCAAAGACAAAACACGGGTGGTGATTGGCGGTTCGCACGGAAAAACAAGCATCACATCGATGATTATGCATGTTTTGAAAACCAACCACATCGACTTCGATTATATGGTTGGTGCCAGGCTGGAAGGTTTTGAAACCATGGTTTCGCTGAAGGAAGACACCAAGATCGCGGTATTTGAAGGCGATGAATATTTATCGTCGCCTATTGACCGACGTCCGAAGTTTCACTTGTACCAGCCACATATTGCCCTGTTGAGTGGCATTGCCTGGGACCACATCAATGTGTTTCCAACCTTTGAAAACTACGTGGAGCAGTTTCGGATTTTTGCCACACAAATCGAAAAAGAGGGTTCGCTTATTTATTATGAAGACGACGAAAACCTTCGCCAAATTGCTGCGACCACATCCGATGACACAGAGCAGATCCCTTATAAAGAACACGAATCGACAGTTACTGATGGTGTAACTTACTTAAACCACGATGAGCAAAAAACTCGCTTACAAGTGTTTGGCGATCACAACCTGCAAAATATCGCCGGCGCTAAATTAGTTTGCAAAAAGTTAGGCATCAACGACGAGCAATTCTACAGTGCCATGAGTTCGTTTAAAGGCGCTGCCCGCCGTTTGGAAATTTTATCAGCAAACGAAAACGGTACAGTTTTTTATGACTTTGCACATTCTCCGTCGAAACTAAAAGCCACAACAGCTGCGGTAAAAAAACAATTCAGCACTCGCCAACTGGTTGCTGTAATAGAACTACACACCTACAGTTCATTGAAAAAAGATTTTCTCCCCCAATACAAAAACTGCATGGACGAAGCCGACGAAGCTTTCGTTTTCTTCAACCCGAAAAACATCGAACATAAACGCTTGAGTCCAATCAGCAAAGCCGAGGCTACTGCAGCTTTTGCCAGCGAGGGCCTGCAGGTCTTTACCAAGCCGGAAGAATTATTCGAGCAACTCCGCGCTAAAAACTGGAGTCACAAAAATCTGCTGATAATGACTTCGGGCAATTTTTCAGGGCAGGATTTGAAAGCCTTTGCAAAAGAAATAACCGGCGACCCCGTGCCGTTTCAATAA